A single genomic interval of Xyrauchen texanus isolate HMW12.3.18 chromosome 48, RBS_HiC_50CHRs, whole genome shotgun sequence harbors:
- the LOC127639384 gene encoding U6 snRNA-associated Sm-like protein LSm3 isoform X8 has product MADDAEQPQATNTVEEPLDLIRLSLDERIYVKMRNDRELRGRLHAYDQHLNMILGDVEETVRTVEIDEETYEEIYKVRDGETGVFACQSLTLYDSLGIQRWPLPLASPPAGSLALRQRSSSGLNLLQLRKEE; this is encoded by the exons ATGGCGGACGACGCTGAACAG ccACAGGCCACCAACACCGTGGAAGAGCCTCTGGATCTCATCCGCTTGAGTTTGGATGAGAGAATCTATGTGAAGATGAGGAATGATAGAGAACTGCGCGGCAGACTGCAT GCATATGACCAGCACTTAAACATGATCCTCGGAGATGTTGAAGAGACTGTGAGGACTGTAGAAATCGATGAGGAGACATATGAGGAGATTTACAAG GTCAGAGATGGTGAAACGGGAGTTTTCGCTTGTCAGTCACTGACGCTGTATGACAGTTTGGGCATACAAAGATGGCCGCTTCCGttggcttcacctcctgctggcagtttagcgTTGCGTCAGAGATCCAGTTCTGGTTTGAACCTATTACAGTTAAGAAAAGAGGAATAG
- the LOC127639384 gene encoding uncharacterized protein LOC127639384 isoform X6: MCFFDFHLTVLLIWSEAGEALTDKLTDLGENVTINCDFHEGEVYWLLLKLPEPVFILRTFSPNPFYYNKTISHKYSVKPKRHLYINNVTTNELGVYYCMKTEKTEGHFSTGTRLHIIEPTPESQYHTTETTTKNTPQIQTPWHIITLISALLNCVLIIAVFGLIKVFGHGRKRTSERSKQETRLQHPRVTDLELPQDLIRTQCTEVGFSSPCNNSQSSHITSTYAFLQLPKTQTHEHD; encoded by the exons atgtgtttcTTTGATTTTCATCTCACAGTTCTTCTCATATGGTCTGAAGCTGGAGAGGCTTTAACAGATAAACTCACAGATTTGGGAGAAAATGTGACCATAAACTGTGATTTTCATGAAGGAGAGGTATATTGGCTTTTACTGAAACTACCAGAGCCAGTTTTTATATTACGCACTTTCTCTCCAAACCCTTTTTACTACAATAAAACAATCAGTCACAAATATTCAGTGAAACCCAAACGTCATCTGTATATAAATAATGTCACTACTAATGAGTTAGGAGTTTATTACTGTATGAAAACAGAGAAGACAGAAGGACACTTTAGTACTGGCACCAGACTACACATCATTG AACCAACTCCAGAGAGCCAGTATCACACAACGGAGACAACAACAAAGAATACACCACAGATTCAGACACCATGGCACATTATTACTCTCATATCTGCTCTGCTGAACTGTGTTCTGATCATTGCGGTCTTTG GACTAATAAAGGTGTTTGGTCATGGAAGAAAGAGAACCAGTGAACGTTCAAAACAAGAGACTCGCCTACAACATCCTCGGGTTACAGATCTTGAACTGCCTCAAGACTTAATCCGAACACAG TGTACTGAAGTGGGCTTTTCCTCCCCCTGTAATAATTCTCAGTCAAGCCATATCACCAGCACCTATGCATTTCTACAGCTGCCAAAAACACAAACGCATGAGCATGACTGA
- the LOC127639384 gene encoding U6 snRNA-associated Sm-like protein LSm3 isoform X9, producing the protein MADDAEQPQATNTVEEPLDLIRLSLDERIYVKMRNDRELRGRLHAYDQHLNMILGDVEETVRTVEIDEETYEEIYKFFSYGLKLERL; encoded by the exons ATGGCGGACGACGCTGAACAG ccACAGGCCACCAACACCGTGGAAGAGCCTCTGGATCTCATCCGCTTGAGTTTGGATGAGAGAATCTATGTGAAGATGAGGAATGATAGAGAACTGCGCGGCAGACTGCAT GCATATGACCAGCACTTAAACATGATCCTCGGAGATGTTGAAGAGACTGTGAGGACTGTAGAAATCGATGAGGAGACATATGAGGAGATTTACAAG TTCTTCTCATATGGTCTGAAGCTGGAGAGGCTTTAA
- the LOC127639387 gene encoding U6 snRNA-associated Sm-like protein LSm3, producing the protein MADDAEQPQATNTVEEPLDLIRLSLDERIYVKMRNDRELRGRLHAYDQHLNMILGDVEETVTTVEIDEETYEEIYKSTKRNIPMLFVRGDGVVLVAPPLRVG; encoded by the exons ATGGCGGACGACGCTGAACAG ccACAGGCCACCAACACCGTGGAAGAGCCTCTGGATCTCATCCGCTTGAGTTTGGATGAGAGAATCTATGTGAAGATGAGGAATGATAGAGAACTGCGCGGCAGACTGCAT GCATATGACCAGCACTTAAACATGATCCTCGGAGATGTTGAAGAGACTGTGACGACTGTAGAAATCGATGAGGAGACATATGAGGAGATTTACAAG tCCACAAAGCGCAACATTCCCATGCTGTTTGTTCGAGGGGACGGAGTTGTGTTAGTTGCCCCGCCACTGAGGGTTGGATAA